In Devosia litorisediminis, one genomic interval encodes:
- the rplB gene encoding 50S ribosomal protein L2 — MALKNYNPTSPGRRQLVTTDRSDLWKGKPVKTLTEGLSKSGGRNNRGRITAFHRGGGHKRTYRMIDFKRVKFDVVGTIERLEYDPNRTAWIALVKYEDGDIAYIVAPQRLSAGDKVISSTGTVDVKPGNTMPLENMPVGTIVHNIELKPRKGGQVARSAGAYAQYVGRDQGWAILRLKSGEQRRVHGTCLATVGAVSNQDHSNTSLGKAGRSRWLGRKPVNRGVTMNPIDHPHGGGEGRTSGGRHPVTPWGKPTKGKRTRSNKATDKFIVRSRHVKKGR, encoded by the coding sequence ATGGCTCTTAAGAATTACAATCCTACGTCCCCCGGCCGCCGTCAGCTCGTGACGACCGACCGTTCGGATCTCTGGAAGGGCAAGCCGGTCAAGACTTTGACCGAAGGCCTGTCCAAGTCCGGTGGCCGTAATAATCGTGGTCGCATCACTGCCTTCCATCGTGGTGGCGGTCATAAGCGCACCTATCGCATGATCGACTTCAAGCGCGTCAAGTTTGACGTGGTTGGTACGATCGAGCGTCTGGAATACGATCCCAACCGTACGGCTTGGATCGCTCTGGTGAAGTACGAAGACGGCGACATCGCCTATATCGTTGCGCCACAGCGTCTGTCGGCCGGCGACAAGGTCATCTCGTCGACAGGTACTGTTGACGTGAAGCCAGGCAATACCATGCCTCTCGAGAACATGCCGGTCGGTACGATCGTGCACAATATCGAGCTCAAGCCCCGCAAGGGTGGCCAGGTTGCCCGTTCTGCTGGTGCGTATGCCCAGTATGTCGGTCGTGACCAGGGTTGGGCGATCCTTCGTCTGAAGTCGGGCGAACAGCGCCGCGTGCATGGCACTTGCCTTGCAACCGTTGGTGCCGTTTCGAACCAGGATCATTCCAACACCTCGCTCGGCAAGGCCGGTCGTTCGCGCTGGTTGGGCCGCAAGCCTGTCAACCGCGGCGTGACCATGAACCCGATCGATCACCCTCATGGTGGTGGTGAAGGCCGTACTTCGGGTGGTCGTCATCCGGTTACGCCATGGGGCAAGCCGACTAAGGGTAAGCGTACCCGCAGCAATAAGGCAACGGACAAGTTCATCGTTCGCAGCCGTCACGTTAAGAAGGGCAGGTAA
- the rpsS gene encoding 30S ribosomal protein S19 — MTRSIWKGPFVDGYMLKKAEKALASGRNDVIKIWSRRSTILPQFVGITFGVHNGQKHVPVSVTEDMIGHKFGEFAPTRTYYGHAADKKAKRK; from the coding sequence ATGACCCGTTCAATCTGGAAGGGGCCGTTTGTCGACGGCTACATGCTCAAGAAGGCCGAAAAGGCCCTCGCGTCTGGTCGCAACGATGTGATCAAGATCTGGAGCCGCCGTTCGACCATCCTGCCACAGTTCGTTGGCATCACGTTCGGCGTTCACAATGGCCAGAAGCACGTTCCGGTCAGCGTCACTGAAGACATGATCGGCCACAAGTTCGGCGAGTTTGCACCGACCCGTACCTATTACGGTCATGCCGCCGACAAGAAGGCCAAGAGGAAGTAA
- the rplV gene encoding 50S ribosomal protein L22, with amino-acid sequence MGKPKTERALKDNEAKAVLRMLRISPQKLNLVAQLIRGKKVEKALADLEFSHKRISVQVKKVLESAIANAENNHGLDTDALVVAEAFVGNSLVMKRFTARGRGRSSQIQKPFAHLTIVVRQVEEAA; translated from the coding sequence ATGGGCAAGCCAAAAACTGAGCGCGCTCTCAAGGACAACGAGGCTAAGGCTGTTTTGCGCATGCTGCGCATCAGCCCTCAGAAGCTGAACCTCGTCGCGCAGTTGATCCGTGGCAAGAAAGTCGAGAAGGCCTTGGCCGATCTCGAATTCAGCCACAAGCGCATCTCCGTGCAGGTCAAGAAGGTGCTTGAAAGCGCCATTGCGAATGCTGAGAACAATCATGGCCTCGACACCGACGCTCTCGTCGTTGCTGAAGCATTTGTTGGTAATTCGCTGGTAATGAAGCGCTTCACCGCTCGCGGTCGCGGCCGGTCATCGCAGATCCAGAAGCCATTCGCGCATCTGACGATCGTCGTCCGGCAAGTTGAGGAGGCCGCATAA